The following coding sequences lie in one Arabidopsis thaliana chromosome 3, partial sequence genomic window:
- the NET1A gene encoding Kinase interacting (KIP1-like) family protein (Kinase interacting (KIP1-like) family protein; FUNCTIONS IN: molecular_function unknown; INVOLVED IN: biological_process unknown; LOCATED IN: plasma membrane; EXPRESSED IN: 20 plant structures; EXPRESSED DURING: 13 growth stages; CONTAINS InterPro DOMAIN/s: KIP1-like (InterPro:IPR011684); BEST Arabidopsis thaliana protein match is: kinase interacting (KIP1-like) family protein (TAIR:AT4G14760.1); Has 216725 Blast hits to 82224 proteins in 3436 species: Archae - 3482; Bacteria - 43267; Metazoa - 93913; Fungi - 17447; Plants - 11833; Viruses - 1017; Other Eukaryotes - 45766 (source: NCBI BLink).), whose product MATVLHSESRRLYSWWWDSHIPKNSKWIQQNLSDMDSKVKAMIKLIEEDADSFARRAEMYYKKRPELMKLVEEFYRAYRALAERYDHATVELCHAHKTMAEAFPNQVPFDMIEDSASSSCSEPRTPEKMPPGIQPFYDSDSATSKRGLSQLTEYLGNSETEVESLKRTLVELGAEKEALNLQYQLSLNKFSRLEKDLEVAQKDVSGLDERASKAEIETKILAEALAKLEAERDAALLRYNESMQKITELEESFSHAQEDVKGLTNRATKAETEVENLKQAHSRLHSEKEAGLAEYNRCLEMISNLEKKVRDAEENAQNFSNQSAKAEDEIKALRHELVKVNEVKDGLRLRYQQCLETISKLEREVSHAQDNAKRLSSEVLAGAAKLKTVEDQCTLLESSNETLKLEADGLTHKLAAKDQEIFQKQNELEKFQSLIEDEHSRYLEIEVSLKTLQSLYSQSQEEQKVITSELQSRIGMLRDLETRNLKLEGDISSVKEENQNLSELNDSSMIFLETQKCEISSLKEIKEKLEEEVARHINQSSAFQEEIRRLKDEIDSLNKRYQAIMEQVNLAGLDPKSLACSVRKLQDENSKLTELCNHQSDDKDALTEKLRELDNILRKNVCLEKLLLESNTKLDGSREKTKDLQERCESLRGEKYEFIAERANLLSQLQIMTENMQKLLEKNSLLETSLSGANIELQCVKEKSKCFEEFFQLLKNDKAELIKERESLISQLNAVKEKLGVLEKKFTELEGKYADLQREKQFKNLQVEELRVSLATEKQERASYERSTDTRLADLQNNVSFLREECRSRKKEFEEELDRAVNAQVEIFILQKFIEDLEQKNFSLLIECQKYAEASSFSEKLIAELESENLEQQMEAEFLVHEIDNFRGAICQVFKALQVEADCKTADQKIAKERIPVSRVLGEINELKCSLSSAEYETQRLVIENSVLLSLLGQFQSDGMKLESEKRDVEKDLETIVHHYGMLKKDRLELLEMNRQLKSELIDREQRELELKAELQTEHLKFENLHESYMALHQDYSDALGKNKSLHLKFSELKGEICILEEENGAILEEAIALNNVSVVYQSLGSEKAEQAEAFAKNLNSLQNINSGLKQKVETLEEILKGKEVDSQELNSKLEKLQESLEEANELNDLLEHQILVKEETLRQKAIELLEAEEMLKATHNANAELCEAVEELRKDCKESRKLKGNLEKRNSELCDLAGRQDEEIKILSNLKENLESEVKLLHKEIQEHRVREEFLSSELQEKSNEFGLWDAEATSFYFDLQISAVREVLLENKVQELTGVCENLKDEAVTKTTEINQIKETVGFLEFEVSELKTQLSAYDPVVASLAEDVRSLEQNALSLMKLPVPAGRRREGVQNDEHQEAAVSQEPVGHCSTNLDNGIVLLQDMKTRIKTIKQAVAEEKKRRGKLRRRSSSHRSKDRKLFEEIELEDQFSGEIRQPRSPAMTESKNGSLMKDIPLDQVADTTSYGRSRRTSRGSSDQMLELWEEAAEPESSIKFLINNKNSKKPLIPRLHRRSRNPSVESQSEKMVGVVDKLELSRSTEDNAKILERLLSDSRRLASLRISLRDLKSKLEINEKPGKFTNPDFARVRKQMKEMEEAIFQLANTNEILSNEIEETGDVRDIYRKVVMEKSRIGSEKIEQMQQEMQNIERTVLKLEEGATKSKGRRKFSESRTVILLRDIIHKGGKRTARKKKNRFCGCMRSSGNEE is encoded by the exons ATGGCTACTGTCTTGCACTCAGAGTCCAGGCGGTTATACTCCTGGTGGTGGGATAGTCACATTCCCAAAAACTCTAAATGGATTCAGCAGAACCTTTCAG ATATGGATTCCAAAGTGAAGGCAATGATTAAACTCATCGAAGAAGATGCAGATTCTTTTGCAAGAAGGGCAGAGATGTATTACAAGAAACGTCCAGAGCTGATGAAACTTGTGGAAGAATTCTATAGAGCTTATCGTGCATTAGCAGAGAGGTATGATCATGCCACTGTGGAGCTTTGTCACGCGCATAAAACCATGGCTGAGGCGTTCCCTAACCAAGTGCCTTTCGACATGATTGAGGAttctgcttcatcttcatGTTCTGAGCCACGTACGCCTGAGAAAATGCCACCTGGAATCCAGCCATTTTATGACTCTGACAGTGCCACTAGTAAAAGAGGTTTGAGTCAGCTGACTGAGTACTTAGGAAATTCTGAAACAGAAGTTGAAAGCTTGAAGAGAACATTGGTTGAGCTTGGAGCTGAGAAGGAGGCCTTGAATCTTCAGTATCAGCTAAGCTTGAACAAATTTTCTAGACTGGAAAAAGACCTTGAGGTTGCTCAAAAGGATGTTAGTGGTCTCGATGAACGTGCTAGCAAAGCTGAGATTGAGACTAAGATACTTGCAGAAGCACTTGCAAAGCTTGAAGCTGAGAGGGATGCAGCGCTTCTTCGGTATAATGAATCCATGCAGAAAATAACGGAGCTGGAGGAATCATTTTCTCATGCACAGGAAGATGTGAAGGGGCTCACCAACCGAGCAACGAAAGCAGAAACAGAAGTGGAGAATCTCAAGCAAGCGCATAGTAGATTGCATTCTGAGAAGGAAGCCGGCTTAGCTGAATACAATCGATGCCTTGAGATGATATCTAATCTAGAGAAGAAGGTTAGAGACGCTGAGGAAAATGCTCAAAATTTTAGTAATCAGTCTGCAAAAGCAGAAGATGAAATTAAAGCATTGAGACATGAACTTGTGAAGGTTAATGAAGTGAAGGACGGTTTGCGTCTTCGGTACCAGCAGTGTTTGGAAACTATATCTAAGCTAGAGAGAGAAGTTTCGCACGCTCAAGACAATGCCAAAAGACTGAGTAGTGAAGTTCTGGCTGGAGCTGCAAAATTGAAGACTGTAGAGGACCAGTGTACTCTTTTGGAGAGCTCGAATGAAACTTTGAAGCTAGAAGCAGATGGTCTAACGCATAAATTAGCAGCTAAGGATCAAGAAATTTTTCAGAAGCAAAACGAGCTtgaaaagtttcaatctttaatCGAAGATGAGCACTCTCGATATTTAGAAATCGAAGTCAGCCTTAAGACTTTGCAAAGTTTGTATTCTCAGTCCCAAGAGGAACAAAAGGTTATCACTTCAGAACTTCAAAGCAGGATTGGCATGTTGCGGGACTTAGAGACTCGTAATCTTAAGTTGGAAGGTGACATCAGCTcagttaaagaagaaaaccaaaacttaagTGAACTAAATGATTCTTCTATGATCTTCCTGGAGACTCAGAAATGTGAGATTTCTAGCTTGAaggagataaaagaaaaacttgagGAAGAAGTTGCAAGACATATTAACCAAAGCAGTGCCTTTCAAGAAGAGATCCGTCGTCTGAAGGATGAAATTGACAGCTTGAATAAGAGGTATCAAGCAATAATGGAGCAAGTGAATCTTGCAGGTTTGGATCCCAAATCCCTTGCCTGCTCTGTGAGGAAACTACAGGACGAGAACTCAAAACTGACTGAGTTGTGCAACCACCAGAGTGATGATAAAGATGCTCTTACTGAGAAGCTGCGTGAACTTGATAACATTCTTAGGAAGAATGTTTGTCTAGAGAAATTGCTTCTGGAATCAAACACTAAACTAGATGGTTCTAGGGAGAAGACAAAGGATCTGCAAGAAAGATGTGAGTCATTACGAGGAGAGAAATATGAGTTTATTGCTGAGCGAGCTAACTTGCTTTCTCAATTGCAAATCATGACTGAGAATATGCAGAAGCTCTTGGAAAAGAACTCGTTATTGGAGACATCCCTTTCTGGTGCAAACATTGAGCTTCAATGTGTAAAGGAGAAATCAAAATGCTTTGAAGAATTCTTCCAGTTGCTCAAAAACGATAAGGCTGAGCTTATAAAGGAAAGAGAATCTCTTATCTCCCAGTTAAATGCAGTTAAGGAGAAGCTAGGagttttggagaagaagttcACTGAGTTGGAAGGAAAATATGCTGACCTACAGAGGGAAAAACAGTTCAAAAATCTTCAAGTGGAAGAGTTAAGAGTCTCACTTGCCACTGAGAAGCAAGAGCGTGCTAGTTACGAAAGATCGACTGACACCAGATTGGCAGATCTTCAGAATAACGTGAGCTTTCTTCGAGAAGAGTGTCGCTCCAGAAAAAAGGAGTTTGAGGAAGAGCTTGACAGAGCTGTAAATGCTCAAGTCGAGATCTTCATCTTGCAAAAGTTTATAGAAGACTTGGAGCAGAAGAACTTTTCTCTGCTGATTGAGTGCCAGAAATATGCTGAGGCATCATCATTTTCAGAGAAACTCATTGCTGAGCTCGAAAGCGAGAATCTTGAGCAACAGATGGAAGCAGAATTTTTGGTGCATGAGATTGATAACTTCAGGGGTGCAATTTGTCAAGTGTTTAAGGCACTTCAAGTTGAAGCAGATTGTAAGACAGCTGACCAGAAGATTGCAAAAGAGAGAATTCCTGTTTCACGTGTCTTGGGTGAGATTAATGAACTAAAATGTTCACTCTCTAGCGCTGAATACGAGACGCAGCGACTTGTAATTGAGAACTCTGTGCTCTTATCTCTACTTGGACAATTCCAATCAGATGGCATGAAGTTGGAATCAGAGAAACGTGATGTAGAGAAAGATCTGGAGACGATAGTACATCATTATGGAATGCTGAAAAAGGACAGACTCGAGCTATTGGAAATGAACCGGCAGTTGAAATCAGAACTGATTGACAGAGAGCAGCGGGAGCTAGAGCTTAAAGCTGAACTACAAACAGAGCatttgaagtttgaaaatttgCATGAGTCATACATGGCTTTGCATCAAGATTACTCAGATGCTCTTGGCAAGAACAAAAGTTTGCATCTGAAATTCTCAGAACTTAAAGGTGAAATTTGTATACTCGAGGAAGAAAATGGTGCTATTCTTGAAGAAGCTATCGCCTTGAACAACGTGTCTGTGGTTTACCAGTCTCTTGGGTCTGAAAAGGCCGAGCAGGCTGAAGCTTTTGCTAAAAACCTGAATAGTTTACAAAACATTAATAGTGGCCTGAAGCAGAAGGTTGAGACACTGGAGGAGATATTAAAAGGGAAAGAGGTGGATAGTCAGGAGCTTAACAGCAAGCTGGAAAAGTTACAGGAAAGCCTCGAAGAAGCCAATGAGCTAAATGATCTCTTAGAACATCAAATTTTAGTTAAGGAGGAAACCTTGAGACAGAAGGCGATAGAGCTCCTGGAAGCTGAAGAGATGCTTAAGGCTACACATAATGCAAATGCTGAACTGTGTGAAGCAGTTGAAGAGCTTAGGAAAGACTGTAAAGAATCTAGGAAACTGAAAGGAAATTTAGAGAAGCGGAATTCTGAACTGTGTGACCTTGCTGGGAGACAGGATGAAGAGATTAAAATCCTTAGCAATTTGAAGGAGAATTTGGAGTCTGAGGTAAAGTTGTTACACAAGGAAATCCAAGAACACCGAGTTCGAGAGGAGTTCTTGAGTTCAGAGCTGCAGGAGAAAAGCAATGAGTTTGGACTTTGGGATGCTGAAGCAACATCTTTCTACTTTGATCTACAGATCTCAGCTGTCCGTGAAGTCTTGCTTGAGAACAAAGTTCAAGAACTCACTGGAGTTTGTGAAAATCTCAAAGATGAAGCTGTTACAAAGACCACAGagataaaccaaataaaagaaacgGTTGGATTCTTGGAATTTGAAGTGTCTGAGCTGAAGACTCAACTGTCTGCCTATGATCCTGTGGTAGCATCTCTAGCAGAAGATGTCAGATCCCTTGAGCAAAATGCCTTGTCGTTGATGAAACTCCCTGTGCCAGCTGGTAGACGCAGAGAG GGTGTCCAAAATGATGAACATCAAGAAGCAGCAGTCTCTCAAGAACCTGTAGGACATTGCAGTACCAACCTAGACAATGGAATTGTGCTTTTGCAGGACatgaaaacaagaatcaaaaccaTTAAGCAAGCAGTTGCTGAGGAAAAAAAGAGGCGTGGGAAGCTGAGAAGACGAAGCTCTTCACACAGAAGCAAAGACCGCAAGCTGTTTGAAGAGATTGAACTTGAGGACCAATTCTCGGGTGAAATCAGACAGCCTAGATCACCTGCGATGACTGAGTCGAAAAATGGTTCATTAATGAAAGACATTCCCCTTGATCAAGTTGCAGACACAACGTCCTATGGAAGAAGCCGGAGAACTAGTCGTGGTTCGAGTGACCAAATGCTTGAATTATGGGAAGAGGCTGCTGAACCAGAATCCAGCATAAAGTTTCTGATCaacaataaaaactcaaagaaGCCTTTGATTCCCCGTCTTCATCGCAGAAGCAGGAATCCCTCTGTTGAATCACAGTCTGAGAAAATGGTTGGAGTTGTTGACAAACTAGAGTTATCTAGAAGCACTGAGGACAATGCAAAGATTCTGGAGAGACTTTTGTCTGATTCTCGAAGATTGGCAAGCCTTAGAATCAGCCTAAGAGATCTGAAAAGCAAGCTGGAGATAAACGAGAAGCCAGGCAAGTTCACTAACCCTGATTTTGCTAGAGTGAGGAAACAGAtgaaagaaatggaagaagcCATCTTTCAGCTTGCAAACACAAATGAGATTCTTTCGAACGAAATTGAGGAGACCGGAGATGTCAGAGATATCTATAGAAAAGTGGTTATGGAGAAGTCAAGGATTGGGTCTGAGAAGATAGAGCAGATGCAGCAAGAAATGCAGAACATTGAGCGAACAGTGCTGAAGCTTGAAGAGGGAGCAACCAAGAGTAAAGGAAGGAGAAAGTTCTCTGAGAGTAGGACAGTTATACTCTTGAGAGACATTATCCATAAAGGTGGCAAAAGGACAgcgagaaagaagaaaaatcgtTTCTGCGGCTGTATGAGATCTTCCGGTAATGAAGAGTAG